GTAAAATGTGTATCTTTGTTTTGAAAAAGTTTATCCTTGCTGCTATCTACGCATAAGGCCTGTTATCTATGTAGACTGTAGAACTTGAGAAAACATAATCGAGCCTTTACTCAAATTCTTATATACCATGTAAAaacttgtttttgttgtgttaGCATTTTGTTGTCTCTTTAATGATCCCATTGTGCCAAACACTTTAATAGGACCAgtttgcagctgtgtgtgtgtgtgtgaacacaatgGTCCGTTCATTGATGTGATTGCAGTTCTTTCCTGGTGTACTAGATGGCGCAACTGACCTTCAGGAAGGTGAGTGTAATGGATAGGCTAGTTAACTGAATTGCCTCTCTTATGTGTCTGTTTCCTCAGTACATTGTCCACGGTCCATTTGATATGCTCGTCATGATTGTTAGTCTTGAAATGATCATAGAAATTAGTGGACGCTAAGACCTGGAAAATTATAGGCTATACCATATGAACTTCTGCTCCTCAATGGACAGAAACAGGACAGCCTTACAGGTCCGTCACAATTATTGTGGTATAGTCGTTCAGTGACCTGACTTTTCTTCAGAATATAATGTAGTCTTGAGACTTGTGCAAAGTGCTTTTATCTTTTATCATTTTTATACACCTATTAATTTGacaataggcctacatcatCTCAGTGAACACTAGAAGTTGAATAATTAAATTTTAATACTCCCTTAAGATATCACTGGTCTAATTTTCCTGGGTTTGCATGAAACAGAAATGGTTCCATCCCAATGCCATCATCCACCAATTGTGCTGATTTTTTGAATAATTTAACATtttcacacacatatttattatGTTATGACTAAACTGACTAAATGGCTGTATAGGTATTTGATAACAATTTGAAAAGCAGTAGGCCTTTAAAGAATTGCTGGGCAAATTTCCAGAGCAAAATAATGTCACTGGAagacaaacaacaaaacaacaacgcTTGTTTTCCAAATCTTTACAAATTTATTTTGTCTTCCAAAACGAAGAAATAAGAGCATTTGACATATCTTTGGCATCAGACAGTAAAAAGACACCTCACATAAAAATGCAGTGAACATGACTTAAACAATACAAATTTCATTTCAATATGAACTTCACTTCCGTATAGTCTATACAAATATAGTGCATACATCTTTCATTTACGCATTGCAATACAAAAACAATCCAAACAAACTCATGTAACATTGAACCAAAAAGAGAAGTGTCAACAAGTTTTTAAGTTTAGTCCAGTGATTTTACCAGGGTCGCCACACCGAGTCTGTATTGCCTGATGGTGCGCCTGGGGAGACCGCAACAGGAACCGGTGTGCTGACATTGTTGGCATACACGGGGATAACCGGACCATTTGGCGCAAAAGCTGCATTCGGGATCAAAAAGGCAAACTGTCCATCTGTGGCAGGTACAATCTGGAAGCCTCCGTACACTTTTGTAGCGTCTGGAGAGCTGCCTTTGCAAGGCATGGGCATGACGTTCGCTTGAGGAGAGCTGGGGATCTGGACCATGGACTGGCCaaaagaggggtgaggagggccaGCAGGGATCTGATGTTGGGTAGGGTAGTTCATAGCATTGATCTGCGTCATGCAGCTGGCCAAGTGACCGAGAAGCCGTGTCCTGACCTCAGTGTTAACCCCTTCACAGGTCGAAAGGAAACGTGTGACTTCATTCATGCATTCACTGAAACCAGCTCTGTATTTCCCAAGAACTGTGGGGTCGGTGTTCAATGCAGCTGAAGAGGAAATGCAAAATATGTATTACTTGAATTATAAATCAAGGAACAAGGTGATGGTCTTCTCAAACATTCTGTAAAGTAAAATGTGTCTCTTTTCATTAATGATGCTCCAACTAGACTAGCTTCATTCTAACAATTTAGATACCAAATGTGCGCCAAATGTAGAAATAGACTACCAAAGCATAGCAATAGAAATCTTCCTGAGGCTTAATCAAAACAGCTTCAATGACTTACCCGTCATCTGAGCTCTCTG
The sequence above is a segment of the Hypomesus transpacificus isolate Combined female chromosome 26, fHypTra1, whole genome shotgun sequence genome. Coding sequences within it:
- the her6 gene encoding hairy-related 6 gives rise to the protein MPADMMEKNSSSPVAATPASMNTTPDKPKTASEHRKSSKPIMEKRRRARINESLGQLKTLILDALKKDSSRHSKLEKADILEMTVKHLRNLQRAQMTAALNTDPTVLGKYRAGFSECMNEVTRFLSTCEGVNTEVRTRLLGHLASCMTQINAMNYPTQHQIPAGPPHPSFGQSMVQIPSSPQANVMPMPCKGSSPDATKVYGGFQIVPATDGQFAFLIPNAAFAPNGPVIPVYANNVSTPVPVAVSPGAPSGNTDSVWRPW